One Rhodothermales bacterium genomic region harbors:
- a CDS encoding HD domain-containing protein — protein MSAGIEDAIEIAVAAHRGQTDKAGQPYVLHPLRLMAQFRDEPAQIAAVLHDVVEDSDWTLDALRARGFADDVVTAIDCLTRREGELYEAFIERAAVHPIARRVKLADIDDNLDVRRLGDLTERDRERLDRYRRAWLRLTQYD, from the coding sequence ATGAGCGCGGGCATCGAAGACGCGATCGAGATCGCCGTCGCCGCGCACCGCGGGCAAACCGACAAGGCCGGGCAGCCGTACGTCCTCCACCCGCTCCGGCTCATGGCGCAGTTCCGCGACGAGCCCGCGCAGATCGCCGCCGTGCTCCACGACGTGGTCGAGGACTCGGATTGGACGCTCGACGCCCTCCGCGCGCGCGGCTTCGCCGACGACGTCGTCACGGCCATCGATTGCCTGACACGGCGCGAGGGCGAGTTGTACGAGGCGTTCATCGAGCGCGCCGCCGTCCACCCCATCGCCCGCCGCGTCAAGCTCGCCGACATCGACGACAACCTCGACGTCCGCCGCCTCGGCGACCTCACCGAGCGCGACCGCGAGCGGCTCGACCGCTACCGCCGCGCCTGGCTCCGGCTCACGCAGTACGACTGA
- the cysS gene encoding cysteine--tRNA ligase: MDTSPELTLYNTLTRQAEPVEPTQRDAEGHPLLRVYSCGPTVYSYAHIGNFRTFLTTDLLLRTARALGWRTRMVSNVTDVGHLTDDDIADASGEDKMAKALRSKEGEGFENVWDLARHYTDALLDDWRALNLLEPDVRPRATEHVREQIEAVEALIEAGHAYETADGVYFHVPSFPDYGKLSGNRDAEGLATGAAAETRAVVTDAAKRDPRDFALWKKTTTDQAGHLMRWYSPFAEGTPWGFPGWHIECSVMARQYLGETIDVHTGGEDLIFPHHECEIAQAESLTGQPFARVWLHTRFLRVEGERMAKSSGNFFTVRDLVAPESEGGRGIDPLAVRYALISGHYRKPLNFTEKNLKAAVKLTARIRHAYDVLIPQGEAAGGDARDEDRALEELLDNAYDDALAGLCDDLNTPVALREVLAGVGHISAHDLNAPSARAAKSFLDRVNALLGIVNHEGDGAPADAADPLAEQVDALIAERVAARTAKDFARADAIRDELDALGVEVMDSPQGSTWRKKVNA, from the coding sequence ATGGACACCTCGCCCGAGCTGACGCTCTACAACACCCTCACCCGGCAGGCCGAGCCCGTCGAGCCCACGCAGCGCGATGCGGAGGGCCACCCGCTCCTCCGCGTCTACTCCTGCGGTCCGACGGTCTACTCCTATGCCCACATCGGCAACTTCCGCACGTTCCTCACGACCGACCTCCTCCTGCGGACGGCGCGGGCGCTCGGCTGGCGGACACGCATGGTGAGCAACGTCACTGACGTCGGCCACCTCACCGACGACGACATCGCCGACGCCTCGGGCGAGGACAAGATGGCGAAGGCACTGCGCTCGAAGGAGGGCGAGGGGTTCGAGAACGTGTGGGACCTCGCCCGCCACTACACCGACGCGCTCCTCGACGACTGGCGCGCGCTGAACCTGCTGGAGCCCGACGTCCGCCCCCGCGCCACCGAGCACGTCCGCGAGCAGATCGAAGCCGTCGAGGCCCTCATCGAAGCCGGTCACGCCTACGAGACCGCCGACGGCGTCTACTTCCACGTCCCGAGTTTCCCCGACTACGGCAAGCTCAGCGGCAACCGCGACGCCGAGGGGCTGGCGACGGGCGCGGCGGCCGAGACCCGCGCCGTCGTCACCGACGCGGCGAAGCGGGACCCGCGGGACTTTGCTCTCTGGAAGAAGACGACGACGGATCAGGCCGGCCACCTCATGCGGTGGTACAGCCCGTTCGCCGAGGGCACGCCGTGGGGCTTCCCCGGCTGGCACATCGAGTGCTCGGTCATGGCGCGGCAGTACCTCGGCGAGACGATCGACGTGCACACCGGGGGCGAGGATCTCATCTTCCCGCACCACGAGTGCGAGATCGCGCAGGCCGAGAGCCTGACCGGACAGCCCTTCGCCCGCGTCTGGCTCCACACCCGCTTCCTCCGCGTCGAGGGCGAGCGCATGGCGAAGTCGAGCGGCAACTTCTTCACCGTTCGCGACCTCGTCGCACCCGAGAGCGAGGGCGGGCGCGGGATCGACCCACTCGCCGTCCGCTACGCCCTCATCTCGGGGCACTACCGGAAACCGCTCAACTTCACCGAGAAGAACCTCAAGGCCGCCGTCAAGCTCACGGCCCGCATCCGCCACGCCTACGACGTGCTGATCCCGCAGGGCGAGGCCGCCGGCGGCGACGCGCGCGACGAGGACCGCGCCCTTGAAGAGCTGCTCGACAACGCCTACGACGACGCGCTCGCCGGGCTCTGCGACGACCTCAACACGCCCGTCGCCCTTCGCGAAGTGCTCGCCGGCGTCGGCCACATCTCGGCCCACGACCTCAACGCGCCCTCGGCCCGCGCGGCGAAGTCGTTCCTCGACCGCGTCAACGCCCTCCTCGGGATCGTAAATCACGAAGGTGACGGCGCGCCCGCCGATGCCGCCGACCCGCTCGCTGAGCAGGTGGACGCCCTCATCGCCGAGCGCGTCGCCGCCCGCACCGCCAAAGACTTCGCCCGCGCCGATGCCATTCGCGACGAGCTCGACGCGCTCGGGGTCGAGGTAATGGACTCGCCGCAGGGCTCGACGTGGCGCAAAAAAGTGAACGCATGA
- a CDS encoding SufE family protein: MPDSTTTLPPKLQTYVDELGSLDDKTARYLLLLDYGKELGDYPAEGKVSTYLVPGCVSRVWLDAQHRGGTMHFRAAAEGQIAQGMVAMLVNGLNDETPETVLAVDPAFIRDAGLADSLTPARQGGLASMLQRMQQAAKRYAD; this comes from the coding sequence ATGCCTGACTCCACGACGACTCTCCCCCCGAAGCTCCAGACCTACGTGGACGAGTTGGGCTCGCTCGACGACAAGACGGCGCGCTACCTCCTCCTTCTCGACTACGGCAAAGAACTCGGCGACTACCCCGCCGAGGGCAAGGTGAGCACGTACCTCGTCCCCGGCTGCGTCTCCCGCGTCTGGCTCGACGCGCAGCACCGGGGCGGGACGATGCATTTCCGCGCCGCCGCCGAGGGCCAGATCGCGCAAGGCATGGTCGCGATGCTCGTCAACGGGCTCAACGACGAGACGCCTGAGACCGTCCTCGCCGTGGACCCCGCGTTCATCCGCGACGCCGGCCTCGCCGACAGCCTCACGCCCGCGCGGCAGGGCGGCCTCGCCTCGATGCTCCAGCGCATGCAGCAGGCCGCCAAGCGCTACGCCGACTGA
- a CDS encoding DNA topoisomerase IB produces MSPSPDLPAADPQGTAEAAGLVYVTDAEPGLARRRRGRGFSYHDPDGDLVPDAERDRVEALAIPPAWDEVWICPLPNGHLQATGRDEKGRKQYRYHERWGEVRGRVKFDRMVPFGEALPALRSRVESDLGRKTLDRDKVLALAVRLLDQTLIRIGNPEYAEANDSYGLTTLRDRHVAFDGAEVRFSFVGKSGKEQEVALKDRKLARLVKRCRDIPGYTLFQYYDGSDKDAIGSGDVNAYLRETTGAAFSAKDFRTWGGTVLAAKALRARGEAEDETAADRHCLDVVKEVAAGLGNTVAVCRKYYVHPDIVAAYCEGGLLDAMKRRNAGNTPSGLEPAEAAVLSVLKDRLPS; encoded by the coding sequence ATGTCTCCGTCTCCCGATCTCCCCGCTGCCGACCCGCAGGGCACCGCCGAAGCCGCCGGGCTCGTCTACGTCACCGACGCCGAGCCCGGCCTCGCGCGCCGCCGCCGCGGGCGCGGCTTCTCGTACCACGACCCCGACGGCGACCTCGTCCCCGACGCCGAGCGCGACCGCGTCGAAGCGCTCGCGATCCCGCCCGCGTGGGACGAGGTCTGGATCTGCCCGCTCCCCAACGGCCACCTCCAGGCGACGGGCCGCGACGAGAAAGGGCGCAAGCAGTACCGCTACCACGAGCGGTGGGGCGAGGTGCGCGGCCGGGTCAAGTTCGACCGGATGGTCCCGTTCGGCGAGGCGCTGCCGGCGCTCCGCAGCCGCGTCGAGAGCGACCTCGGCCGCAAAACGCTCGACCGCGATAAGGTCCTCGCCCTCGCCGTCCGCCTCCTCGACCAGACCCTCATCCGCATCGGCAACCCCGAGTACGCCGAGGCCAACGACTCCTACGGGCTCACCACGCTCCGCGACCGCCACGTCGCCTTCGACGGGGCCGAGGTGCGGTTCTCGTTCGTCGGCAAGAGCGGGAAGGAGCAGGAGGTCGCGCTCAAGGACCGGAAGCTCGCCCGCCTCGTGAAGCGGTGCCGCGACATCCCCGGCTACACCCTCTTTCAGTACTACGACGGCTCCGACAAGGACGCCATCGGCTCCGGCGACGTGAACGCGTACCTCCGCGAGACGACGGGGGCGGCGTTCAGCGCCAAAGATTTCCGGACGTGGGGCGGCACCGTGCTCGCCGCCAAAGCCCTCCGCGCGCGCGGCGAGGCCGAGGACGAGACCGCCGCCGACCGCCACTGCCTCGACGTGGTGAAGGAGGTGGCGGCCGGGCTCGGCAACACCGTCGCCGTGTGCCGGAAGTATTACGTCCACCCCGACATCGTCGCGGCGTACTGCGAGGGCGGCCTGCTCGACGCGATGAAGCGGCGGAACGCGGGCAACACGCCGTCGGGGTTAGAGCCGGCCGAGGCCGCCGTGCTGAGCGTGCTGAAGGACCGGCTCCCAAGCTAG
- a CDS encoding T9SS type A sorting domain-containing protein translates to MRLSATAIALLLLAAASPLAQTPGNCDPGTASADLDISDVRATLLNNGNLFYGPADGGFVQSAYVVPKESGNTAIFAANLWVGGTVGGELRVAAATFLDFDLWPGPLEDGATLPDPDDCSDWDRIWVVSTLDVQAYDATGIATADLAEWPAELGAEVVDGDGVSGNYNLAGGDRPRIYGSQTAFWVMNDVGNEHVRSESEPIGLEVQATAFAISSPDAAFDQATFYRYRLVNRNTLPLEDARLSVWADTDMGDVSDEYEGVDTTRGLGYYYNASETDSRYGVPPAAGFDFLGAGLGSFRYATNSSGPLSDPRLKIEIDRTQRGLWNDGTPQTASGIGYGTDGPVTVWAFPGDPVANECWSNTNNCEGGANSGGNHRIIPTAPPFSLQPGEARMFDIAFLFAQGTSNLDSITELRAASDRVQAAYDDGSLFDARLPVASEGHAANPSTLRLHAVYPNPARDRATVAFSLAEPGPVRLAVYDVLGRRVRTLAEGPLAAGDHTTAFDAAGLPIGIYLVVLEAGGGRQAQKVMLVR, encoded by the coding sequence ATGCGCCTCTCCGCTACGGCCATCGCCCTTCTCCTCCTCGCCGCCGCATCTCCCCTCGCGCAGACGCCCGGCAATTGCGACCCCGGGACGGCCTCCGCCGACCTCGACATCAGCGACGTCCGGGCCACGCTCCTCAACAACGGCAACTTGTTCTACGGACCCGCCGACGGCGGCTTCGTGCAGAGCGCGTACGTCGTTCCGAAAGAGTCCGGTAACACCGCCATCTTCGCAGCGAACCTGTGGGTCGGCGGCACGGTCGGTGGCGAACTCCGCGTGGCGGCAGCGACGTTCCTCGACTTCGACCTGTGGCCCGGCCCGTTGGAAGACGGAGCCACGCTCCCCGATCCCGACGACTGCTCGGACTGGGACCGGATCTGGGTGGTGAGCACGCTCGACGTGCAGGCGTACGACGCCACCGGCATCGCCACGGCCGACCTCGCCGAGTGGCCCGCCGAACTCGGCGCCGAAGTGGTCGATGGCGACGGAGTGAGCGGCAACTACAACCTGGCAGGCGGCGACCGGCCGCGCATCTACGGGAGTCAGACGGCGTTCTGGGTGATGAACGATGTCGGCAACGAGCACGTGCGGTCCGAGTCCGAACCGATCGGGCTGGAGGTGCAGGCGACGGCCTTCGCCATCTCCAGCCCCGACGCCGCCTTCGACCAGGCGACGTTCTACCGCTACCGCCTCGTCAACCGGAACACGCTCCCGCTCGAAGACGCCCGCCTCTCCGTCTGGGCCGATACCGACATGGGAGATGTGTCGGATGAATACGAAGGCGTCGACACGACGCGCGGCCTCGGCTACTACTACAACGCGAGCGAGACGGACAGCCGCTACGGCGTCCCTCCGGCCGCCGGGTTCGATTTCCTCGGCGCCGGGTTGGGAAGCTTCCGCTATGCCACTAACTCATCAGGCCCATTGAGCGACCCCCGCCTCAAAATTGAAATAGATCGCACGCAGCGGGGGCTCTGGAACGATGGTACACCCCAGACGGCCTCAGGGATTGGATATGGGACGGATGGCCCCGTCACGGTCTGGGCGTTTCCCGGCGACCCGGTCGCGAACGAGTGCTGGAGCAACACCAACAACTGCGAGGGCGGAGCCAACTCGGGAGGTAACCACCGCATCATCCCCACCGCGCCGCCGTTCTCGCTCCAACCCGGCGAGGCGCGCATGTTCGACATCGCGTTCCTCTTCGCGCAGGGGACCAGCAACCTCGACTCCATCACCGAACTCCGCGCTGCGAGCGACCGCGTGCAAGCCGCCTACGACGACGGCTCCCTCTTCGACGCGCGGCTGCCCGTCGCCAGCGAGGGCCACGCTGCCAACCCGAGCACGCTCCGGCTCCACGCCGTCTACCCCAACCCCGCGCGCGACCGCGCGACGGTCGCGTTCTCCCTCGCCGAGCCCGGACCCGTCCGCCTCGCGGTGTACGACGTGCTCGGCCGCCGGGTGCGCACGCTGGCCGAGGGCCCGCTCGCGGCGGGCGACCACACAACGGCCTTCGACGCGGCGGGCCTACCGATCGGGATCTACCTCGTCGTGCTCGAAGCGGGCGGCGGGCGGCAGGCGCAGAAGGTGATGCTCGTGCGCTAG
- a CDS encoding FHA domain-containing protein, whose translation MPIKLLVTHSGDNNAAPDEYVFDQETVMIGRDNANLLTLPDPARVVSKHHAEIRESDAGFELVDLGSKNFTYLNGKRLTSGQPTLLNPGDRFKIGEFEVQFFPEAPSAPEEQRTVFIASFENPFEASADKLAEVLGNLRRVYAGADAGQRTHALRDALESAMIGGGDEPGVIVAKLLGGDAMAGGTASEPFPAPPAALPYAPPPAQAAPPAAPAKGGDPFAQTSASAFQPFMPPSVLPADLPPQLPPQAPPQAPPPQAAPPPSPQAPAYTPPTPPPAPAYAPQGGPAPAGGRVFDTLVEAVAKLAPIPWRFRHEFIGQTIVQSSESTFVYEMNATELKAYLTEPHPDPSEQERRLAALTEATDAVAVHQLAMLDGYKASVQQGAKRLLDEVDPAPIEAEVEGSGAMYKVAQFRSPVVLDRLKEIHRELGGEDWSVAERRAFRPAFIKAYLARMTRRKL comes from the coding sequence ATGCCGATCAAGCTGCTGGTGACCCACTCCGGGGATAACAATGCCGCGCCGGACGAGTACGTCTTCGACCAGGAGACGGTGATGATCGGGCGGGACAACGCGAACCTCCTCACGCTTCCGGACCCGGCCCGCGTCGTGAGCAAGCACCACGCGGAGATTCGCGAGTCCGACGCCGGCTTCGAGCTCGTCGACCTCGGCAGCAAGAACTTCACCTACCTCAACGGGAAGCGGCTGACCTCGGGCCAGCCCACGCTCCTCAACCCCGGCGACCGCTTCAAGATCGGCGAGTTCGAGGTCCAGTTCTTTCCCGAAGCCCCGAGCGCGCCCGAGGAGCAGCGGACGGTCTTCATCGCGAGCTTCGAAAACCCGTTCGAAGCGTCGGCCGATAAGCTGGCCGAGGTGCTCGGCAACCTCCGCCGGGTCTACGCCGGGGCCGACGCCGGGCAGCGCACGCACGCGCTCCGCGACGCGCTCGAATCCGCGATGATCGGCGGCGGCGACGAGCCGGGCGTGATCGTGGCGAAGCTGCTCGGGGGCGATGCGATGGCCGGGGGGACGGCGTCCGAACCGTTCCCCGCGCCGCCGGCTGCGCTTCCGTACGCTCCGCCACCCGCTCAGGCCGCCCCGCCGGCGGCCCCGGCGAAAGGAGGAGACCCCTTCGCTCAGACCTCGGCGTCGGCGTTCCAGCCGTTCATGCCGCCGTCGGTCCTCCCGGCCGACCTCCCGCCTCAGCTCCCGCCTCAGGCCCCGCCTCAAGCGCCGCCGCCTCAAGCGGCACCGCCGCCCAGCCCGCAAGCCCCGGCGTACACGCCGCCCACCCCTCCGCCCGCTCCCGCGTACGCCCCGCAGGGCGGGCCGGCCCCGGCGGGCGGCCGCGTGTTCGACACGCTCGTCGAGGCCGTCGCCAAGCTCGCGCCCATCCCGTGGCGCTTCCGGCACGAGTTCATCGGGCAGACGATCGTGCAGTCCAGCGAGTCGACGTTCGTGTACGAGATGAACGCCACCGAACTGAAGGCCTATCTGACCGAGCCCCACCCCGACCCGAGCGAGCAGGAGCGCCGGCTCGCGGCGCTGACCGAGGCCACCGACGCCGTCGCCGTGCACCAGCTCGCCATGCTCGACGGGTACAAAGCGAGCGTGCAGCAGGGCGCCAAGCGGCTGCTCGACGAGGTCGACCCCGCGCCGATCGAGGCCGAGGTGGAAGGCAGCGGCGCGATGTACAAAGTGGCCCAGTTCCGCAGCCCGGTCGTGCTCGACCGGCTCAAAGAGATCCACCGCGAGCTCGGCGGCGAGGACTGGTCGGTGGCCGAGCGGCGGGCGTTCCGGCCCGCGTTCATCAAAGCCTACCTCGCCCGCATGACCCGCCGCAAGCTGTAA
- the tssJ gene encoding type VI secretion system lipoprotein TssJ, whose product MPLRSLSHRVLHVLLFAGVFAVFSGCRSSAPPPPPPPEPPLTVTVVGGSDLNGGGNAAVLRIYQLAGDANFQRAPVQAFWQSDEQVLGSELLGAKREVLLFPESTEIVRIVLDEKTQFLAIAADLRDPDPDHWREIYPVSDVRGKAMAVVVGENRLFVRVE is encoded by the coding sequence ATGCCCTTGCGTTCCCTCTCGCACCGCGTCCTCCACGTGCTCCTCTTCGCGGGCGTGTTCGCCGTTTTCTCTGGGTGCCGGAGCTCGGCTCCGCCGCCGCCGCCGCCGCCGGAGCCGCCGCTGACGGTGACGGTCGTGGGGGGGAGCGACCTCAACGGGGGCGGCAACGCCGCCGTGCTGCGGATCTACCAGCTCGCCGGCGACGCCAACTTCCAGCGCGCGCCCGTCCAGGCATTCTGGCAGAGCGACGAGCAGGTACTCGGCAGCGAGCTCCTCGGCGCCAAGCGCGAGGTGCTCCTGTTCCCCGAGAGCACCGAGATCGTCCGGATCGTCCTCGACGAAAAAACGCAGTTCCTCGCGATCGCGGCCGACCTCCGGGACCCCGACCCCGACCACTGGCGCGAGATCTACCCGGTCTCCGACGTGCGGGGTAAGGCTATGGCTGTGGTCGTCGGTGAGAACCGGCTCTTCGTGCGCGTGGAGTGA
- the tssK gene encoding type VI secretion system baseplate subunit TssK: protein MAQERSKVVWYEGMTLDPHHLQQWDRYHRDVLNARVGAMMRHGWGVTALSIDEERLANGEVALLRCAGVMPDGFPFDLPSDGPLPEPRSIAESFAATGSGMSILLSLPAERPSGGNVARNGAAAARATRYASTSVKLPDENTGADEREVEVAQPKFRIGFASEGLQEFTSIQIAEVTRNDSGLFELRESFVPTCLSIGASARLMQLARRALELLVARSTTLAERWRGVTQQRELSPADLTVLGLHLAASTYVPLLNHHHAGAGSHPEALYTTLLALAGHLTAFTPGVSTAPRDYPVYNHADLTACFGALDAILMEVLGGAAPKANYHRIPLEEQRENLYVARPDGALLEKAQFFLIARTDVIPEAQLTQTLPQMIRVASPDTIDAVLRSYTRALSVDHTNRLPSGVPMDDKATYFQLQKRGPFWEAIQQSGGIALFIPAEFSSLQMELIAA, encoded by the coding sequence ATGGCGCAGGAGCGCAGCAAAGTTGTCTGGTACGAGGGGATGACCCTCGACCCCCACCACCTCCAACAGTGGGACCGCTACCACCGCGACGTGCTCAACGCGCGCGTCGGCGCGATGATGCGGCACGGGTGGGGCGTGACGGCGCTCTCGATCGACGAGGAGCGGCTGGCGAACGGGGAGGTCGCCCTCCTGCGGTGCGCCGGCGTGATGCCCGACGGCTTCCCCTTCGACCTCCCCAGCGATGGGCCGCTGCCCGAGCCGCGGAGCATCGCCGAGAGCTTCGCCGCGACGGGCTCCGGCATGTCGATCCTGCTCTCGCTCCCGGCCGAGCGGCCGAGCGGAGGCAACGTCGCTCGCAACGGCGCCGCCGCTGCCCGCGCGACCCGCTACGCCTCCACCTCTGTCAAGCTCCCCGACGAGAACACGGGGGCCGACGAGCGCGAGGTCGAGGTCGCCCAGCCGAAGTTCCGCATCGGGTTCGCGAGCGAGGGGCTCCAGGAGTTCACCTCGATCCAGATCGCCGAGGTCACCCGCAACGACTCGGGGCTGTTCGAGCTGCGCGAGTCGTTCGTGCCGACGTGCCTCAGCATCGGGGCCTCGGCGCGGCTGATGCAGCTCGCGCGGCGGGCGCTCGAACTCCTCGTCGCTCGGAGCACGACGCTCGCCGAGCGGTGGCGCGGCGTCACGCAGCAGCGCGAGCTCTCGCCGGCCGACCTCACGGTCCTCGGGCTCCACCTCGCCGCGAGCACCTACGTCCCCCTCCTGAACCACCACCACGCCGGGGCGGGCAGCCACCCCGAAGCGCTTTACACGACGCTCCTCGCCCTCGCCGGCCATCTCACCGCCTTCACCCCCGGTGTCTCGACGGCCCCCCGCGACTACCCCGTCTACAACCACGCCGACCTCACGGCCTGCTTCGGCGCGCTCGACGCGATCCTGATGGAGGTGCTCGGCGGCGCCGCGCCGAAGGCGAACTACCACCGGATCCCGCTCGAAGAGCAGCGCGAGAACCTTTACGTCGCCCGCCCGGACGGGGCCCTCCTCGAGAAAGCGCAGTTCTTCCTCATCGCCCGCACCGACGTGATCCCCGAGGCGCAGCTCACCCAGACGCTGCCGCAGATGATCCGCGTCGCCTCGCCGGACACGATCGACGCCGTGCTCCGCAGCTACACGCGGGCGCTCAGCGTGGACCACACGAACCGCCTCCCGTCCGGTGTCCCGATGGACGACAAGGCGACGTATTTCCAACTCCAGAAGCGGGGGCCGTTCTGGGAGGCCATCCAGCAGAGCGGCGGCATCGCCCTCTTCATCCCCGCCGAGTTCAGCAGCTTGCAGATGGAACTCATCGCCGCCTGA
- the icmH gene encoding type IVB secretion system protein IcmH/DotU — MPSFAADTSSLRVSFDEAGGRLADVYAPCFTLTLQLRAGHEFGDSEVLRSKIKGLLDKTRREAVRTGHAPEDVREAEFALVAFLDETLLSSDWSQKDRWLAKPLQLELFNRYDAGEEFFHRLDGLRANPSLHAEVLEVYYLCMALGFKGKFQLHGQEQLRGLIEETQAEVARQPGMNATTLAPHGQPRDTVADEVKSRVPAWVFVAVAVVLSFVVYLGMSFYISSTADEVAQDIEFVIQDP; from the coding sequence ATGCCCTCTTTCGCTGCGGATACGTCCTCGCTCCGCGTCAGCTTCGACGAGGCTGGCGGCCGGCTCGCCGACGTCTACGCCCCGTGCTTCACCCTCACCCTCCAGCTCCGCGCCGGGCACGAGTTCGGCGACTCCGAGGTGCTGCGGAGCAAGATCAAAGGCCTCCTCGACAAGACGCGCCGCGAGGCCGTCCGCACCGGCCACGCGCCGGAGGACGTGCGCGAGGCCGAATTCGCCCTCGTCGCCTTCCTCGACGAGACGCTGCTTTCGTCGGACTGGAGCCAGAAAGACCGCTGGCTCGCCAAGCCGCTCCAGCTCGAGCTCTTCAACCGCTACGACGCGGGCGAGGAGTTCTTCCACCGGCTCGACGGGCTCCGCGCCAACCCCAGCCTCCACGCCGAGGTGCTGGAGGTGTACTACCTCTGCATGGCGCTCGGCTTCAAGGGCAAGTTCCAGCTCCACGGGCAGGAGCAGCTCCGCGGGCTGATCGAGGAGACGCAGGCCGAGGTGGCGCGTCAGCCGGGCATGAACGCGACGACGCTCGCCCCGCACGGCCAGCCCCGCGACACCGTCGCCGACGAGGTGAAGAGCCGGGTGCCAGCGTGGGTGTTCGTCGCCGTCGCCGTCGTGCTCAGTTTCGTCGTCTACCTCGGCATGAGCTTCTACATCTCCAGCACGGCCGACGAGGTGGCCCAAGACATCGAGTTCGTGATTCAAGACCCCTAA